The following are encoded together in the Deltaproteobacteria bacterium genome:
- a CDS encoding phosphoenolpyruvate carboxylase: MSSSSLMNASRSSETEAFYTDLRESLGQYRVLAGSNPLSNPISLLGLEISKKLTTEQTSLSELSAVIQSSSSAAFLRRATRLGDYLGEMSIHRNTARLEELFGGIAKKCENFEAFEKTLNREWLGVVMTAHPTFGLSDKLYEALAGLALDNAEGGSELDEEDRSALQDLVASEVHAPDDPVNLSKEHTLSLEAIGNLHWALRRVYGVALDVAKEHYPQEWNGLSPRLMTVASWVGYDLDGRSDILWHDTFRARMKVELEQLRVYLSELASIRNMFSTVLENSPAATTALKQIEEKLRATEYAVASDIDVLSRDCNENEAVEHLGKQLARSLDVRLTDTSLCVGLLSEAIDSATEDDMVRALCILRAEMANHGLGMAHTHVRLNSSQLHNAIRGVLKMEGSPDEPGNRRRYLNELSALFDDLEPVSINVGSIMAERTSGKRLFMIVAQMMRYIDSTHPIRFLIAECDTAFTILTALYFARLFGVAEHVDISPLFETETALERADSVIEKLLDIPHYRKYVEERGRIAIQTGFSDAGRHLGQPAASMAIERLRMKMARMLSRHGLDGIELLIFDTHGESIGRGSHPVSFSDRLNYTSPQKSRKLIEEAGLLFKQELSFQGGDGYLFFKNESLAFATLARLLENTLDPEESDASDAFYDDTDHSLDFFITAKEFNENVMDNPSYGTLLDAFGTNLLYKTGSRVSRRQHDGGVNRSNHPSQIRAIPHNATLQQLGFLANSIGGLGAAISNDLEQFVSMYENSSRCRRFMSLVSYARSLTNPDVLAAYISLFDPDHWLALAETESDPTRKRRMRRVVSLLGGGETYEGLRRIFRIFREDLMDLDAGFEAIGGRPVGITETARDELDLLHGLRVGLIQEFFLMIVQVPRFSSQSSMTIGEVMQELLRLSVLPSMKVLGDAFPTDGQPIESGAYGEQASYVSDEAQGYKEVHQEIFEPMTEMYDLMRRVTTAVTHVVGAFG; this comes from the coding sequence ATGTCTAGCAGTAGCCTTATGAATGCAAGCAGAAGCTCCGAGACCGAAGCCTTTTACACCGATTTACGTGAAAGCCTTGGTCAATACCGAGTTTTGGCGGGAAGCAATCCACTTAGTAATCCAATCTCATTATTGGGGCTGGAGATATCTAAAAAGCTTACGACTGAGCAGACTTCCCTATCTGAGTTGAGCGCGGTTATTCAAAGTTCTTCCAGCGCAGCATTTCTGCGAAGGGCCACGAGACTTGGCGACTACCTTGGGGAGATGAGTATCCACCGCAATACAGCGCGGCTCGAGGAACTCTTCGGCGGCATTGCCAAAAAGTGCGAGAACTTTGAGGCATTTGAGAAAACGCTCAACCGCGAGTGGCTCGGCGTTGTCATGACCGCCCACCCAACTTTCGGACTTTCAGATAAGTTGTATGAAGCATTGGCAGGACTTGCGCTGGATAACGCCGAAGGCGGGTCTGAGCTTGATGAGGAAGACCGAAGCGCCCTCCAGGATTTGGTTGCCAGTGAAGTTCATGCACCAGACGATCCTGTGAATCTAAGCAAGGAGCATACGCTTTCTCTTGAAGCCATTGGCAATTTACATTGGGCGCTTCGCCGCGTTTATGGAGTTGCGCTGGATGTGGCGAAGGAGCATTACCCACAAGAGTGGAACGGCCTTTCGCCGCGTTTGATGACCGTAGCAAGCTGGGTTGGTTATGACCTGGATGGCCGAAGCGACATCCTCTGGCATGACACATTTCGCGCACGTATGAAGGTCGAGCTTGAACAGCTTAGAGTTTACCTGAGTGAACTCGCGTCGATTCGAAATATGTTCTCGACAGTTCTTGAAAACAGTCCTGCGGCCACGACAGCCCTTAAACAAATCGAAGAAAAATTAAGAGCGACGGAATACGCGGTCGCTTCGGATATCGATGTTCTATCTCGTGATTGTAATGAGAATGAAGCAGTAGAGCACCTGGGCAAGCAATTGGCCCGCAGTCTTGATGTTCGGCTGACCGATACGTCTTTGTGTGTGGGGCTTCTTAGTGAAGCGATTGATAGTGCCACTGAAGATGACATGGTTCGGGCCTTGTGCATCTTACGCGCAGAGATGGCAAACCATGGTTTGGGTATGGCCCACACCCACGTGCGCCTTAACTCTTCGCAGTTGCACAATGCTATTCGCGGTGTTTTGAAAATGGAAGGCTCGCCGGATGAGCCAGGTAACCGAAGACGCTATCTTAACGAGTTAAGTGCACTCTTTGATGATTTAGAGCCCGTATCGATTAATGTGGGCTCCATTATGGCTGAGAGAACCAGTGGTAAACGATTGTTTATGATCGTTGCTCAAATGATGCGTTACATCGACTCAACCCATCCTATTCGTTTTCTCATTGCAGAATGCGACACCGCATTTACAATCTTAACGGCATTGTACTTTGCTCGCCTCTTTGGTGTTGCGGAGCACGTTGATATCTCTCCTCTGTTTGAAACTGAAACCGCGCTCGAACGCGCAGACTCGGTGATAGAGAAGCTCTTAGATATTCCTCATTATAGAAAATACGTTGAGGAGCGCGGTCGCATCGCAATTCAGACTGGCTTCTCCGATGCAGGTCGTCACCTGGGCCAGCCGGCTGCCAGTATGGCCATCGAGCGATTGCGAATGAAGATGGCAAGAATGCTTTCACGCCACGGTTTAGACGGTATCGAACTTTTAATTTTCGATACTCACGGTGAGTCGATCGGGCGAGGTTCACACCCAGTTAGTTTTTCAGACCGTTTAAATTATACTTCGCCGCAAAAGAGCAGAAAACTCATTGAAGAAGCGGGTCTCCTCTTTAAGCAGGAGCTTAGTTTCCAGGGCGGAGATGGGTACCTCTTTTTCAAGAACGAGTCCTTGGCCTTTGCAACGCTGGCGCGGCTTCTTGAGAACACGCTGGACCCAGAAGAGTCGGATGCAAGTGACGCGTTTTACGATGACACAGACCATTCACTAGATTTCTTTATTACTGCAAAAGAGTTCAATGAAAACGTCATGGACAATCCCAGTTATGGGACCTTACTTGATGCTTTTGGAACCAACCTTTTGTATAAAACCGGGTCCAGAGTTTCGCGTCGACAGCATGATGGCGGTGTGAATCGCAGCAATCACCCATCGCAAATTAGAGCTATTCCGCACAATGCGACGCTGCAGCAGTTGGGATTTCTTGCCAACTCCATCGGTGGTTTGGGCGCAGCGATTTCCAACGATTTGGAACAATTTGTTTCGATGTATGAAAACTCCAGCCGTTGCCGCCGCTTTATGAGCTTGGTGAGTTACGCCCGAAGTTTAACGAACCCAGATGTTTTGGCGGCTTATATTAGCCTCTTTGATCCAGACCATTGGCTGGCACTGGCAGAGACCGAATCTGATCCAACCCGTAAGCGCAGGATGAGACGAGTTGTGAGCCTCTTAGGTGGCGGTGAAACCTATGAAGGTCTTCGGCGCATTTTTAGAATTTTCCGAGAAGATTTAATGGATCTCGATGCTGGCTTCGAAGCCATTGGCGGCCGACCGGTTGGGATCACTGAAACAGCTCGCGATGAACTGGATTTACTGCATGGTCTTCGCGTTGGCTTGATTCAAGAGTTCTTTCTCATGATTGTTCAGGTCCCCCGGTTTAGTTCACAGTCGTCAATGACCATCGGTGAAGTCATGCAAGAGCTTTTACGGCTTAGTGTATTACCGTCGATGAAAGTCTTAGGCGATGCCTTTCCTACAGATGGTCAACCGATTGAAAGCGGAGCCTATGGAGAGCAAGCCAGTTACGTGAGTGACGAGGCACAAGGGTACAAAGAAGTTCATCAAGAAATCTTCGAACCGATGACTGAAATGTATGATTTGATGCGCCGGGTGACCACTGCGGTCACCCATGTTGTTGGCGCGTTTGGCTAA
- a CDS encoding isovaleryl-CoA dehydrogenase — protein sequence MENIYNPTPEHKALREMVRQFAEREVEPQAAENDRTETFNIALFRQLGSLGLLGITVQEEFGGSGMDAAAAVIVHEELSAVDPGFTLAYLAHSMLFANNLAHNGNKAQCQKYLPGASTGELIGGMCMSEPAVGTDVLGMQTSAKKDGDSYVINGAKMWITNGAISNTELGDIFLVYAKTGESSKSASLFLVEKGTPGFSLGQKIHDKLGMRASTTAELVFEDCRIPAENLVGSEGEAVKHMMRNLELERLTLAAMSLGIARRSIEIMNRYANERHAFGKPLRHFGQIQRHIAESYAEYMAGKAYVYSTAANLKLDSSGNRLDSDGVKLYAATMAKNVADRAIQVLGGYGYVGEYTVERLWRDAKLLEIGGGTNEAHHKNMTRELSSTLKLD from the coding sequence ATGGAAAACATCTATAACCCAACGCCTGAGCATAAGGCCCTTCGTGAAATGGTTCGTCAATTTGCCGAGCGCGAAGTGGAGCCACAGGCCGCAGAAAACGACCGCACTGAAACTTTTAACATTGCGCTCTTTCGCCAACTCGGAAGCCTCGGGCTTTTGGGCATCACCGTTCAAGAAGAGTTTGGTGGATCAGGCATGGATGCAGCCGCGGCTGTGATTGTGCACGAGGAACTCTCAGCGGTAGATCCTGGTTTTACCCTGGCTTACCTTGCTCACTCTATGTTGTTTGCCAACAACCTCGCACACAACGGCAACAAGGCGCAGTGTCAGAAGTATTTACCTGGAGCATCCACGGGAGAACTTATCGGCGGCATGTGCATGAGCGAACCAGCGGTCGGGACCGATGTTCTCGGAATGCAAACTTCTGCTAAAAAAGATGGCGATAGCTACGTAATCAATGGTGCCAAAATGTGGATCACCAACGGTGCCATCAGCAATACCGAACTCGGTGACATTTTTCTCGTATACGCCAAAACCGGTGAGTCGAGTAAAAGCGCTTCACTTTTCCTCGTTGAAAAAGGCACACCCGGTTTTAGCCTCGGACAAAAGATCCATGACAAATTAGGCATGCGTGCTTCGACCACTGCAGAGCTCGTATTCGAGGACTGCCGTATTCCTGCAGAAAATCTTGTAGGCAGCGAAGGTGAAGCTGTGAAGCACATGATGCGTAACCTTGAGCTCGAGCGACTCACGCTCGCAGCCATGAGCCTTGGGATTGCAAGACGAAGCATTGAGATCATGAATCGTTACGCCAATGAGAGACATGCATTTGGTAAGCCGCTGCGACACTTTGGTCAGATTCAGCGACACATTGCAGAATCCTATGCGGAGTACATGGCTGGCAAAGCCTACGTTTACAGCACGGCAGCCAACCTGAAGCTTGATTCGTCTGGTAACCGACTCGACTCTGATGGCGTTAAACTCTACGCCGCAACGATGGCTAAAAACGTCGCGGACAGAGCCATTCAAGTTTTGGGCGGATATGGCTACGTCGGTGAATATACCGTTGAACGCCTCTGGAGAGACGCCAAGCTGCTTGAAATCGGCGGCGGTACCAATGAAGCGCACCACAAAAACATGACAAGAGAGTTAAGCAGTACTCTCAAGTTGGACTAA